A genomic region of Saprospiraceae bacterium contains the following coding sequences:
- a CDS encoding ferritin, which translates to MLDLSIENALNAQLEKEAFASYSYLAMAVWCDQQSLDGCAQFFYRQSDEERMHMMKILHYLIERNGHIHVPALQKPESEYVSIQEVFISTFQQEQSVTQSINELINMAQKVNDHSTQNFLQWYVSEQREEEATVMKILDRIKLIGEGALSLYYIDQEVDKINKLIMAAEATGA; encoded by the coding sequence ATGCTCGATTTATCGATAGAAAATGCACTGAACGCACAATTGGAAAAAGAAGCTTTTGCCAGCTATAGTTATCTGGCCATGGCTGTTTGGTGTGACCAGCAGAGTCTGGATGGGTGTGCGCAATTTTTTTACCGCCAATCTGACGAAGAAAGAATGCACATGATGAAAATATTGCATTATCTCATTGAGCGCAATGGCCACATTCACGTACCTGCATTGCAAAAACCTGAATCTGAATACGTAAGTATACAAGAGGTTTTTATATCTACCTTTCAACAAGAACAATCGGTAACCCAATCTATCAATGAACTGATCAACATGGCCCAAAAAGTCAACGATCATTCTACGCAGAATTTTTTGCAATGGTATGTTTCCGAACAAAGGGAAGAAGAAGCCACCGTCATGAAAATTCTCGATCGCATCAAATTGATTGGCGAAGGAGCACTTAGTTTGTACTACATCGATCAGGAAGTCGACAAAATCAATAAACTCATCATGGCTGCCGAAGCCACCGGAGCTTAA
- a CDS encoding homogentisate 1,2-dioxygenase — MHYHQLGKIPPKRHTQFRKANGQLYQEQLFSTEGFSDLSSLLYHCNPPTQILQVENPLDIRPKTFHDRQLKHRCLKGFQLQPVADYLKSRVPVLVNDDCKIILAAPTENQDRYYFKNADADEVIFIHEGAGCLKTMYGNLDFAYGDYLVVPRGTIYQIHFNNKHNRLLIVESNGPITFPRRYRNDFGQLMEHAPYCERDIRKPAVLETHDEQGDFLVYIKKQDMLYPYHYQNHPFDLIGWDGFVYPFAFSIHDFEPITGRVHQPPPVHQTFDGKNFVICSFVPRLFDYHPLAIPAPYNHSNIDSDEVLYYVDGDFMSRKHVEKGMITLHPGGIPHGPHPGTIEKSIGAKETRELAVMVDTFKPLLMTEAAAGIEDADYHKSWLSNGQSGGILMNNITS; from the coding sequence ATGCATTACCACCAACTGGGAAAAATTCCTCCAAAAAGGCATACGCAGTTTCGCAAAGCCAACGGACAACTTTATCAGGAACAGTTGTTCTCTACGGAGGGATTTTCAGACCTTTCGTCGCTGCTCTACCATTGCAATCCACCTACACAGATCCTGCAGGTAGAAAATCCGCTCGACATCCGGCCCAAAACATTTCACGACCGGCAGCTCAAACACCGCTGTCTGAAAGGCTTTCAGCTCCAGCCGGTAGCAGATTATCTGAAAAGCAGAGTGCCCGTGCTGGTCAACGACGATTGTAAGATCATCCTTGCCGCACCCACCGAAAATCAAGATCGCTATTATTTTAAAAACGCCGATGCAGATGAGGTCATCTTCATCCATGAAGGTGCGGGTTGCCTCAAAACCATGTATGGCAATCTCGATTTTGCCTATGGCGATTACCTCGTCGTGCCCCGCGGTACCATCTACCAGATCCATTTTAACAACAAACATAACCGACTGCTGATCGTCGAATCCAATGGCCCTATTACCTTCCCCAGACGTTACCGCAATGACTTCGGCCAGCTGATGGAGCATGCGCCCTACTGCGAACGCGATATCCGCAAACCGGCGGTACTCGAAACCCACGACGAGCAAGGCGATTTTCTGGTGTATATCAAAAAACAGGATATGCTCTACCCTTACCACTACCAAAACCATCCTTTCGACCTCATTGGCTGGGATGGCTTCGTATATCCTTTTGCTTTTTCGATTCACGATTTTGAACCCATCACCGGCCGGGTACACCAACCGCCGCCGGTACATCAGACCTTCGACGGCAAAAATTTTGTGATCTGCAGCTTTGTGCCCAGGCTTTTTGATTACCACCCCCTGGCCATTCCGGCACCTTACAACCACAGCAACATCGACAGCGATGAAGTGCTTTATTACGTCGATGGCGATTTTATGAGCCGCAAACACGTCGAAAAAGGCATGATCACCCTGCACCCCGGTGGCATTCCACATGGTCCGCATCCCGGAACCATCGAGAAGAGCATCGGCGCCAAAGAAACGCGCGAACTCGCCGTCATGGTCGATACTTTCAAACCCCTGCTCATGACCGAAGCAGCCGCCGGCATTGAAGATGCAGATTATCACAAATCCTGGCTCAGCAACGGACAAAGTGGCGGGATCCTTATGAACAATATTACTTCCTGA
- a CDS encoding low molecular weight phosphotyrosine protein phosphatase, whose product MKILMVCLGNICRSPMAQGVLENLAQLHHLSWEIDSAGTNGYHNGEHPDPRAIRAAQKRGIDISRQISRQIKMADLDYFDWILAMDDHNLSYLKSMCCTNEQRGKIKLLMEFAQDAPQMFVPDPYNDHRFDDALDLIELAGKAILANFTKD is encoded by the coding sequence ATGAAGATCCTGATGGTTTGTTTGGGTAATATCTGCCGTTCACCGATGGCACAAGGAGTTTTAGAAAACCTGGCCCAGCTGCATCATCTGTCCTGGGAAATAGATTCGGCCGGCACAAATGGGTATCACAATGGCGAACATCCGGACCCCAGAGCGATACGTGCGGCCCAAAAACGGGGAATTGATATTTCCCGGCAAATTTCCCGACAAATTAAAATGGCAGATTTGGATTATTTTGATTGGATCTTAGCTATGGATGATCATAACTTGTCTTACCTGAAATCCATGTGTTGCACTAACGAACAGCGTGGTAAGATCAAACTCCTCATGGAGTTTGCGCAAGATGCGCCACAAATGTTTGTTCCCGATCCATATAATGATCATCGATTCGATGATGCATTGGATTTAATAGAGCTCGCTGGCAAGGCAATTCTTGCTAATTTTACCAAAGACTGA
- a CDS encoding proline dehydrogenase family protein produces MEETDEPRLDFSNTETAFSHKSDRELRKTYWLFKFMNKPNVVSVGNFLGNLAAKFPFHLFDPIIRETIFYQFCGGTSLLECQKVVDKLYAKNALTILDFGVEARETEDDFNHTLEENLRAIEFAASNPNVPGISTKLTGYVPFSVLEKLHAGDSLNAHDQIAWERLEERFVSLCNRAMELGVSLFIDAEESWIQNPIDQLVDKYMVLYNKEKPIIYNTYQMYRNGRLDYLKASFEDAQSKNYILGAKIVRGAYMDKERIRAKEKGYEDPILANKLLTDQQYDDSIRFCVNHHEQISICNSSHNKASTLLQTELMAQKGIPNDHPFLNFCQLLGMSDNLTFNLASKAYCVAKYVPYGPVREIIPYLTRRAKENTSLTGDMSRELELLHTEMLRRGLLNN; encoded by the coding sequence ATGGAAGAAACTGACGAGCCTCGTTTAGATTTTAGCAACACGGAAACAGCATTTTCACATAAGTCCGACCGCGAACTTCGCAAAACCTATTGGCTGTTTAAATTCATGAATAAACCCAATGTCGTAAGTGTGGGTAATTTTTTAGGAAACCTCGCAGCTAAATTTCCGTTTCATTTATTTGATCCTATCATTCGGGAGACTATTTTTTACCAGTTTTGCGGCGGCACCAGCTTACTGGAATGCCAAAAGGTGGTTGACAAACTCTATGCGAAAAATGCACTCACCATACTTGATTTTGGGGTAGAAGCCCGGGAGACTGAAGATGACTTCAACCATACCTTAGAAGAAAATTTGCGGGCTATTGAATTTGCCGCTTCGAATCCCAATGTTCCTGGCATTAGCACCAAACTTACTGGTTATGTTCCATTTTCAGTACTTGAAAAACTGCATGCCGGTGATAGTCTGAACGCACATGATCAAATCGCCTGGGAAAGATTGGAGGAGCGCTTTGTGAGTCTTTGCAACCGCGCTATGGAATTGGGAGTCTCCCTTTTCATTGATGCAGAAGAATCCTGGATCCAAAATCCTATCGATCAACTGGTCGATAAGTACATGGTCCTTTATAATAAGGAAAAACCCATTATCTACAACACTTACCAAATGTACCGCAATGGCCGCCTCGATTATTTAAAAGCTAGTTTTGAAGACGCGCAGTCAAAAAATTACATACTTGGAGCCAAAATTGTACGGGGGGCATATATGGACAAAGAGCGCATTCGCGCGAAGGAAAAGGGCTACGAAGATCCCATTTTGGCGAATAAATTATTGACCGACCAACAATACGACGATTCCATCCGCTTTTGTGTAAATCACCACGAGCAGATTAGCATATGCAACAGCAGCCACAATAAAGCCAGCACTTTACTACAGACCGAACTCATGGCTCAAAAGGGGATCCCCAATGATCATCCTTTTTTGAATTTTTGTCAACTATTGGGGATGAGCGATAATCTCACTTTCAACCTGGCTTCAAAAGCTTATTGTGTTGCCAAATATGTGCCCTATGGACCCGTCAGAGAGATCATACCTTATCTTACGCGAAGGGCCAAAGAAAATACCAGCCTCACCGGAGATATGAGCCGCGAACTTGAATTGTTGCATACCGAAATGCTTAGGCGCGGATTATTGAATAATTGA
- a CDS encoding CoA-binding protein → MPTNKKTIVIGASSNPERSVYKALSLLKNKGHEIYAIGKKEEEVHGIPIHGQTTIQQDVDTITIYLNAANQQQYYPYILSSQAKRIIFNPGAENPELKALAQYHGIQTEDACTLVLLQTGQY, encoded by the coding sequence ATGCCAACAAACAAAAAAACCATCGTTATAGGCGCCAGCTCTAATCCGGAAAGGAGTGTTTACAAAGCCTTGTCCTTATTGAAAAATAAAGGGCATGAGATCTATGCCATTGGCAAAAAAGAAGAAGAAGTTCACGGAATTCCCATTCACGGGCAAACCACCATACAGCAGGATGTTGATACCATCACCATATATCTGAATGCAGCAAATCAACAGCAATATTATCCTTACATCTTATCGTCACAAGCCAAAAGGATTATCTTTAATCCGGGTGCCGAAAATCCGGAATTAAAGGCACTTGCGCAATATCATGGCATTCAAACCGAAGACGCTTGCACCCTCGTCTTACTACAAACAGGTCAGTATTAA
- a CDS encoding histidine kinase → MPIQFKHRILRPIQEHQAATFMVKSCIYLFRRYAPIQQPMKSYLTGIVFILILADHPIRSQSKAFRYFTDEDGLPGMTVYGILQDPKGFLWIATSKGICRFDGRSFKRYQLKGIKGFDTPYSFIDKEGIPWFYNLAGEILFVRNDSLQRLEIQAIKPAANIYSLYIENPYLYISWSQTSSPATYRYNIFNLKENKKLEHNYIFLGPKNGELIGYDYSRRKDLFNVYKVDKNELIFSQKISNKKQVDFIYEIDRYIHNSSNLDIYIASNFIRIVDSCGNLISNKYFPDLTNENIKYISIINEDELFINTNKNSYSFFLKTGLLKLIPYFNNSINTIFEDSYNRRWISTTDHGLILDPNNSSQVINYNQGFLASNEVYNINHLLGYNFLGHNNGKISCIKEIDYIKYLNLPGLGRVRFILGWKSKTLLIGLDLGIYILNSSLNSETNCSGMQIGSLKAAHIKSDSELLVCSSLGIYSCDLNELKNGNCKEFVSRRELDARALCIKKYKGRIFAGTVNGLYVRGNNFSWQKLLNKDIFINQLYNYKDSLLWICTDGEGMFQFDGSKIVDSLNIDFGLPSNNISSVCYLDSERIAIGTDNGAYIYNYISKEGFILDQIDGLPGNEINDIKYNNGVVWIGTSKGLFQISSNELIPNQEKPLIEISEAFAFSRYGLIPIQSRLNHDQNHLKFNFQTRSLISKSALQIYYKLFEQDTQWLKSQSNSLEFIGLAAGKYNLQLKVLNEDQLSSEIVTKTFEIYPPWWKTTWFNVAMILGISTLGVGYSFFRHQKIKREEAKERAISDQMNMLREEALQNQMNPHFMFNALNAIQSFLTNNDQFNAMKYLSKFGRLIRMIFEQSKQRRISLEQEIAFLKNYLELEKLRFKDKVSIEFNIANDVEEKSSEKMIPSLIIQPIIENAFKHGLLHKDTDGRISISMEFVNGQFICIVEDNGIGRQRAALINTWKKNGRKSTGLASTKERLGILDKGKKMMGLELTDLYDLNGNPAGTRVVIKL, encoded by the coding sequence TTGCCTATTCAGTTTAAGCACAGAATTTTAAGACCCATACAGGAGCATCAGGCTGCTACTTTTATGGTCAAAAGCTGTATATATTTGTTCAGGCGGTACGCGCCCATACAGCAGCCCATGAAATCTTACCTGACCGGCATCGTTTTCATTTTGATCTTGGCGGACCATCCTATACGCAGCCAATCCAAAGCCTTCCGCTATTTTACCGACGAAGACGGCCTGCCGGGTATGACGGTATATGGCATCCTCCAGGACCCCAAGGGCTTTCTATGGATTGCCACGAGTAAGGGGATTTGTCGGTTTGATGGGAGGAGTTTTAAAAGGTACCAATTGAAAGGTATTAAAGGATTTGACACTCCATACTCATTTATTGATAAAGAAGGAATACCCTGGTTTTATAACCTCGCTGGAGAAATATTATTTGTTAGAAACGATTCTTTGCAGCGCTTGGAAATACAAGCTATAAAACCGGCTGCCAATATTTATTCTTTATATATTGAAAATCCATATTTATATATATCTTGGTCTCAAACGAGTTCCCCTGCTACTTACCGTTATAATATCTTTAATCTCAAAGAAAATAAAAAATTAGAACATAATTATATATTTCTGGGACCAAAAAATGGAGAGTTAATTGGGTATGATTATAGCCGACGTAAAGATTTATTTAATGTATACAAAGTAGATAAAAATGAACTTATATTTTCACAAAAGATTAGTAATAAAAAACAAGTTGATTTTATTTATGAAATAGACAGATATATACATAATTCAAGTAATCTGGATATCTATATTGCTTCAAATTTTATTCGGATTGTGGATTCATGTGGCAATCTCATAAGTAACAAGTATTTTCCAGATTTAACAAATGAAAATATCAAATACATTTCAATCATCAATGAAGATGAATTATTTATAAACACCAATAAAAATAGTTACTCATTTTTTCTAAAAACCGGTTTATTAAAACTAATACCTTATTTTAATAACTCTATAAATACGATTTTTGAAGACTCTTATAATCGAAGGTGGATTAGCACTACAGACCACGGATTGATTTTAGATCCCAACAATTCTTCTCAGGTAATAAATTATAATCAGGGATTTCTTGCGTCCAATGAAGTATATAATATTAATCATTTATTAGGGTATAATTTTTTAGGCCATAATAATGGTAAAATAAGTTGTATTAAAGAGATAGATTACATAAAGTATCTTAATTTACCCGGATTAGGTCGTGTTCGATTTATTTTAGGATGGAAAAGTAAAACATTATTAATAGGATTAGACTTGGGAATTTATATTCTTAATTCATCATTAAATTCTGAAACAAATTGTTCTGGCATGCAAATTGGCAGCCTGAAAGCAGCCCATATTAAATCAGATTCTGAACTTTTAGTTTGCTCCTCACTGGGAATATACTCTTGTGATCTAAATGAATTAAAAAATGGCAATTGCAAGGAATTTGTGAGTCGCCGAGAACTTGATGCACGTGCGCTTTGTATTAAAAAGTACAAGGGTAGAATTTTTGCAGGAACTGTAAATGGCTTATATGTACGCGGCAATAATTTTTCTTGGCAAAAATTATTAAACAAGGACATATTTATTAATCAATTGTATAATTATAAGGACTCACTGCTTTGGATTTGTACTGATGGTGAAGGCATGTTTCAATTTGATGGTTCCAAAATAGTAGACTCATTAAATATAGATTTTGGCCTTCCAAGCAATAATATTTCATCAGTTTGTTATTTAGATTCCGAGAGAATTGCAATTGGTACTGATAATGGTGCATATATTTATAACTATATTTCAAAGGAAGGATTTATATTAGATCAAATAGATGGATTGCCGGGAAATGAAATTAATGACATAAAATATAACAATGGAGTAGTTTGGATTGGAACATCTAAAGGATTATTTCAAATATCTTCTAATGAATTGATTCCAAATCAAGAAAAACCCCTTATTGAAATCAGCGAAGCATTTGCATTTTCAAGATATGGCTTAATACCTATTCAATCTCGATTGAATCACGATCAGAATCATCTAAAATTTAATTTCCAAACCAGAAGTTTAATTTCCAAAAGTGCATTGCAAATTTATTATAAATTGTTTGAGCAAGATACCCAATGGCTGAAATCTCAATCTAATAGTTTGGAATTCATTGGGCTGGCTGCAGGAAAATATAACTTACAATTAAAAGTCTTAAATGAGGATCAATTGAGTTCTGAAATTGTGACAAAAACATTTGAAATTTATCCACCTTGGTGGAAAACAACTTGGTTTAATGTTGCCATGATTCTGGGGATAAGCACATTAGGAGTAGGATATAGTTTCTTTCGTCATCAAAAAATTAAACGAGAGGAAGCAAAAGAAAGAGCTATTTCAGATCAAATGAATATGCTGCGAGAAGAAGCCCTGCAAAACCAAATGAATCCACATTTTATGTTTAATGCATTAAATGCTATTCAAAGTTTTTTGACTAACAACGATCAGTTTAATGCGATGAAATATTTGTCTAAATTTGGCCGTCTTATTCGAATGATTTTCGAACAATCAAAGCAAAGAAGAATCAGCTTAGAGCAAGAGATCGCATTCTTAAAAAATTACCTTGAATTAGAAAAATTGCGATTTAAAGATAAAGTCAGTATTGAATTTAATATTGCTAATGATGTTGAAGAAAAATCATCTGAAAAGATGATCCCTTCTTTAATCATTCAACCGATTATTGAAAATGCATTTAAGCATGGATTATTGCATAAAGATACTGATGGCAGAATTAGCATTTCAATGGAGTTTGTCAATGGTCAATTTATATGCATTGTAGAAGACAATGGAATCGGAAGACAAAGAGCGGCATTGATAAATACTTGGAAGAAAAATGGTAGAAAATCAACCGGACTTGCTTCTACAAAAGAGCGATTAGGAATACTTGATAAAGGGAAGAAGATGATGGGCCTGGAACTAACTGATTTATATGATCTTAACGGCAATCCAGCCGGTACTAGAGTAGTAATAAAACTGTAA
- a CDS encoding helix-turn-helix transcriptional regulator produces MNRKELLKSKEYWLVDFQMKLYREVENYLSDSNLNKSQFANQLGVSKGYISQILNGDFDHKLSKLIELSLAINKVPILSFEDFNDYFETDRNTHLKISLSLEEALFAHIKSEDTEIISTNAFNDYSGESFKYEHSGMNYYSAANSEILN; encoded by the coding sequence ATGAATCGCAAAGAATTATTAAAATCAAAAGAATACTGGTTAGTAGATTTTCAGATGAAATTATACAGAGAAGTTGAAAATTATCTATCTGATAGCAATCTTAATAAATCACAGTTCGCAAATCAACTTGGTGTGAGCAAAGGATATATTTCTCAAATTCTTAATGGAGATTTTGATCATAAATTGAGTAAACTAATTGAATTATCGTTAGCTATTAATAAAGTACCAATTCTCTCATTTGAAGATTTTAATGATTATTTCGAAACAGATAGAAATACTCATTTGAAGATTTCTTTATCTCTTGAGGAAGCGTTGTTTGCTCATATTAAATCAGAAGACACAGAAATTATATCTACAAACGCGTTTAATGATTATTCGGGAGAATCTTTTAAATATGAACATTCTGGTATGAATTATTATTCAGCCGCTAATTCTGAAATTCTCAATTAG
- a CDS encoding acylphosphatase, with protein sequence MSDRFVQIIVKGKVQGVSYRHYSRLQARALGLKGWVCNRDDGDVCIFAGGRREAVDALIQWCHRGSPQALVREVLVTAIGAFEADDFEIRV encoded by the coding sequence ATGAGCGACCGCTTTGTGCAGATCATCGTGAAGGGCAAAGTTCAGGGGGTGTCCTACCGGCATTACAGCCGCCTCCAAGCCAGGGCCCTGGGCCTAAAGGGCTGGGTCTGCAACCGCGACGATGGCGACGTTTGTATTTTTGCCGGCGGTCGGCGGGAGGCTGTTGATGCTTTGATCCAATGGTGCCACAGGGGTTCGCCCCAGGCCTTGGTCCGCGAAGTTTTGGTCACAGCCATCGGAGCTTTTGAGGCCGATGATTTTGAGATCAGAGTTTGA
- the hppD gene encoding 4-hydroxyphenylpyruvate dioxygenase, with translation MQTLTDIKTQQITDAFPILGTDYIEFYVGNAKQAAHFYQTAFGFEWVAYKGPETGHREFCSSVLQQDKIRFVFTSALIPEHEITQHVLRHGDGVKALALWVEDAEKAYHTAIARGAESAFEPIVLNDEHGRIVIAGIKTYGETIHTLVERKNYQGPFMPGFQARKSLIQTKPTGLKYVDHCVGNVELGDMNKWVKFYQDVLGFKLLITFDDKDISTEYTALMSKVVSNGTGYVKFPINEPAHGRKKSQIEEYVEFYRGAGVQHIAIETDNILKTVDQLRKNGVDFLYVPDNYYETLLERVGHIDEDFNEIKRLNILVDRDDDGYLLQIFTKPVQDRPTVFFEIIQRRGARSFGKGNFKALFEAIEREQELRGNL, from the coding sequence ATGCAAACATTGACAGATATCAAAACACAACAAATAACAGATGCTTTCCCGATTTTGGGAACCGACTATATCGAGTTTTACGTGGGCAATGCCAAACAAGCGGCTCATTTTTACCAGACCGCTTTTGGTTTCGAATGGGTCGCCTACAAAGGTCCAGAAACCGGTCATCGCGAATTTTGCTCTTCTGTGCTGCAGCAGGATAAAATTCGATTTGTTTTCACGTCGGCTTTAATACCCGAACACGAAATAACGCAACACGTGCTGCGCCACGGCGATGGCGTCAAAGCACTGGCCCTTTGGGTAGAAGATGCAGAAAAAGCTTACCACACGGCTATAGCGCGCGGAGCGGAATCTGCATTCGAACCCATAGTCCTGAATGATGAGCATGGCCGCATCGTCATTGCCGGAATCAAAACCTATGGTGAGACCATACACACTTTGGTCGAGCGCAAAAATTATCAGGGACCGTTTATGCCGGGATTTCAGGCGCGCAAAAGTTTGATCCAAACAAAACCGACAGGTCTAAAATACGTAGACCATTGCGTAGGCAATGTCGAATTGGGCGATATGAACAAATGGGTCAAATTTTACCAGGATGTATTGGGCTTCAAACTGCTGATCACCTTCGACGATAAAGACATTTCTACAGAGTACACCGCATTAATGAGTAAGGTGGTTTCCAATGGAACTGGATATGTCAAATTTCCCATCAACGAACCTGCACATGGCCGCAAAAAATCGCAGATCGAAGAATACGTCGAATTTTACAGGGGGGCCGGCGTTCAACACATTGCCATCGAAACCGACAACATCCTAAAGACCGTTGACCAATTGCGCAAAAATGGCGTTGATTTTCTGTACGTGCCCGACAATTATTATGAAACATTGCTCGAGCGCGTAGGACATATCGATGAGGACTTCAACGAAATTAAACGACTCAACATTTTAGTCGATCGCGACGACGACGGATATCTCCTCCAAATCTTTACCAAACCGGTTCAAGACCGTCCGACCGTGTTTTTCGAAATCATTCAAAGACGCGGTGCTCGATCCTTCGGCAAAGGCAATTTCAAAGCTTTGTTTGAAGCCATTGAAAGAGAACAGGAGTTGCGGGGGAATTTGTAG
- a CDS encoding shikimate dehydrogenase, giving the protein MEFYVSYKEYIKIDQRFSALKFFPLPSICRHFVSSPMAHFGLLGTSLQHSFSKAYFEKKWREENVIEHDYELVELPNDRSLRQFLNTNEKFKGLNITIPFKVSILDSLSALTTAAKEIKAVNCILRSDAGWVGHNTDAEAFSLSMEGFVPSNFKAKALILGSGGASRAVQYALKQIDIEYELASQSGNGISYDDLHLQWDPAWKLIVNTTPLGMYPDVQSCPKIPYQLLDESFYLMDLVYNPEKTLFLALGAKRACQTKNGLEMLHIQADLSWEFWNQ; this is encoded by the coding sequence ATGGAATTTTACGTTTCTTACAAAGAATACATTAAAATTGATCAACGATTTTCAGCACTTAAATTTTTTCCACTTCCATCCATATGTAGGCATTTCGTATCTTCCCCCATGGCTCATTTTGGTCTGCTCGGCACATCGCTCCAACACTCTTTTTCAAAGGCTTACTTCGAAAAAAAATGGAGGGAAGAAAATGTCATCGAACATGATTACGAACTCGTCGAATTGCCCAATGATAGGTCGCTGAGACAATTTTTAAATACAAATGAAAAATTTAAAGGGCTCAATATTACCATCCCTTTTAAAGTTTCCATACTAGACTCTTTGTCTGCGCTTACGACCGCGGCAAAGGAAATCAAAGCCGTAAACTGCATTCTCCGTTCAGACGCCGGTTGGGTCGGTCACAATACAGATGCAGAGGCCTTCTCGTTAAGTATGGAAGGATTTGTACCAAGCAATTTCAAGGCAAAAGCACTGATTTTGGGTAGCGGTGGTGCTTCGCGAGCCGTTCAATATGCCTTAAAACAGATTGATATTGAATACGAGCTGGCTTCTCAAAGCGGTAATGGAATTTCATATGATGATCTTCATCTTCAGTGGGATCCGGCCTGGAAACTAATCGTAAATACGACCCCATTAGGGATGTATCCCGATGTTCAAAGTTGCCCGAAAATACCATATCAGCTACTGGATGAAAGTTTCTACCTGATGGATTTGGTTTATAATCCTGAAAAAACCCTATTTTTGGCACTGGGAGCCAAAAGAGCTTGCCAAACAAAGAATGGCCTGGAAATGCTGCATATACAAGCAGACTTGTCCTGGGAATTCTGGAACCAATAA
- a CDS encoding glycosyltransferase family 2 protein — protein MPLSAVIITYNEEKNITRCLNSLSEVADEIVVVDSFSTDRTLEIAQTFGAKIVQRPFDSYIQQKNFASEQAQFDFILSLDADEALDEKLKKSILSLKEKPLADAYWLNRLTNYCGHWVRFCWYPDYNLRLFDRRCGQWTGNTPHEWFEPRLKSDHLPRLDGHILHYSYYSIHDHFVKVNHYTDLAALSLFEKSKKAKIHHLIINPLWTFIKMYFLKLGILDGYKGLQICGISAYASYLKYKKLKKLYSGSGKLK, from the coding sequence ATGCCGCTTTCTGCAGTCATCATCACCTACAATGAGGAAAAGAATATAACTCGCTGCCTCAATTCTTTATCAGAAGTTGCTGATGAAATAGTTGTTGTTGATTCCTTCAGCACTGACCGCACCCTTGAAATTGCACAGACCTTTGGGGCCAAAATCGTTCAACGCCCCTTTGACTCATATATTCAACAGAAGAACTTCGCCAGCGAACAAGCTCAATTTGATTTCATTTTGTCTCTGGATGCCGATGAGGCTTTGGATGAAAAATTGAAAAAGTCAATTTTAAGTCTGAAAGAAAAACCACTGGCTGATGCATATTGGCTAAACAGACTTACCAATTACTGCGGGCATTGGGTGCGGTTTTGTTGGTACCCGGATTATAATCTGAGGCTTTTCGACAGGCGATGTGGCCAATGGACCGGAAATACACCCCATGAATGGTTTGAGCCTAGGCTAAAGTCTGATCACCTTCCAAGATTGGATGGCCATATTTTACATTACAGTTACTATAGCATTCATGATCATTTTGTTAAAGTAAATCACTACACCGATCTGGCCGCATTATCGCTGTTTGAAAAAAGTAAAAAAGCAAAAATCCATCATTTGATCATCAATCCGCTGTGGACTTTTATTAAAATGTATTTTTTAAAACTCGGCATCCTTGACGGCTACAAAGGGCTTCAAATTTGTGGCATATCTGCTTATGCCTCTTACCTGAAATATAAGAAATTAAAAAAGCTATATTCAGGATCTGGAAAATTGAAATAG